Below is a window of Mucilaginibacter ginkgonis DNA.
TCCCCTCTAAAGGATGAGGATGCAAAAGCCGCATGGCGGCCTCGTAAGCAATGATCGCGACGGCTGCTAACAGAATGACCGCGTTAATTAAAGAAACAATAATTGTGGACCGTTTATAGCCGTATGTATAACGTGAGGTCGAGCTTTTCTTTGCCAGTTTAAATGCCAGCAATGCTAAAGCTAAACTTGCCACGTCACTAAGGTTATGTCCGGCGTCTGTCAATAACGACAATGAACCCTGCGCCCAGCCAACTACAGCTTCTACCACAACGAATGCCGAATTAAGCAGGATACCAACTATAAACGCGGTGTTGATGTGATCAAGCTTTGGAGCATGGTTATGATGGTGGTGCGAGTGGTCGTGATCGAGGGCCATGCTGCTATATAAAGTGCCTTAAAAATAAAGCCCAAAGTATCAGCAGCATCAGTGCGTATTTTACCGCATAGTATAAAGTTCGGTTAAACGCCTTTAACCTTTTGCCTACCAGGCGAATAGAGTATACGTACCTGAAAATCTTATTTATGTTACCGGTCTTGTCCGTCCCCATGTTTGGCGAAGCTGCAGACGCGATGATAAACCAGCCAAAGAAACTGTTCCACGCACGGCCGAAAATGGTTTTAACAGGGCGTTCAACATCGCAGAACAATATCAAGCGGTCTTTATCTGTATCATTATGGGCATGGTGAATGTAGGTTTCATCGAACATTACATCGTCTCCGTCTTTCCAGGCATAAGGCTGCCCGTCAACAACGATGTTGCACATCTCTGAGTTTGGCGTGATCAAACCTAAATGGTAACGCAGCGAACCGGCGTATGGGTCGCGATGGGGCATTAGTTGGCTACCTGCCGGCAAAACCGCGAACATGGCAGCCTTTATGTTTGGCGTATTCTTCAAAAACTCCACGGTTTGCGGGCAATGCTGCATTGCCGACGGGTGAAAATCACCATACCATTTTAAATAAAAACGTTTCCATCCGCGGCGAAAAAATGAGTTAAAACCAACATCGTTCAGCGTGTCAGAGCCTTTTATCAGCTCGGCTTGTTCAAGCTGGATAGCTTCATCCCGGATAGTTTGCCAATTGGTTTTAAGCAGATTCAACTGTGGAAAATTGGCCGTGCTGATATAGGGTTTGTTCTCTACCGCGGACAAGGCGTACATAGGCACATTGATGGGCGCCATAAAGGTAGAATGATCTGACACCTGGCGGAAAAACTTATACCGTACCCTGCCACGGTAGTGCACAATAACGGTTGCTATGATCAAACTATAAAGTATAAAGAACTTTACAGACAGTAATTCATGTAAAATGGATTGCATGTAACGGGATTAACTTTATCAAAATTACCATTAAAGCCCTTTAAAACCAAAGTTGCTGGATAGTAATTAGATATGGCTGACTATCGGTGATGGTAAGGCTCCCCTTTTATAATGGTGAACGCACGGTATAGTTGCTCTACAAAAAACAACCGTACCATTTGGTGCGAGAAGGTCATCTTAGAAAGTGATAGCTTATCGTTCGCACGCTCATGTACTGTTCGGTCGAAACCATAGGGCCCTCCCACTACAAAAACAAGATTTGAAATCGAGGCTATAGCCTTATTGTTTAAGTAGTTCGAGAACTTAACCGAGGTGTATTCTGTTCCGTTCTCATCCAGCAGGATCACAAAATCAGTTGCATTAATCCGCTTTAAAATCAGCTCGGCTTCCTTGCTTTTCTGCTGATCTTCTGATAGCGCCTTCGTATTTTTTAATTCGGGCAGATCAACTATCTCTGCTTTACAATAATGTTTCAGCCGTTTCAAATACTTGTCTATCCCCTCCTTAACATAGGCGTCTTCGGTCTTTCCAACAGTAATCAGGGTGATCTTCATGAGGCCAAAATTAGCACAATCGGCGGCAACAAAAAAGCCGACCCTGTTAGGGGTCGGCTGTGTGTAAAGTCGGTTTCGAATTACTTATCGGCCACCACTTGGTGCACCACCTGGTGCGCCGCCGTTTTGGTCACCTTGTTTGATATCATCATTGTTAATACCTTTTTTCTTCTCGGCGCTAAAGTTTAGCTTACCAAAGTTGTAGCTAAAGCTGATACCGAACGAGCGGAACGGGAACGCGGTGCTGCTGTGCTGGCTAAAGCCTGCGCTGGTGATATCCTGGTTAAAGTATTTGTTTTCGCTAAACGGCGTAACTGTGTTGAAACCAAGGGAAGCTTTCTTGTCCCAGAATTGTTTTTTAACACCTATTACATAGATACCGAACGACGGGCTGGTACCTTGTATAGTACGACGGGCAGAGTTAGTAAAACCAAAGCCCTCGGCAATAAAGCCTTTACCAAAGTCTACAGAGGCGCTGGCAAAGCCTGTGTACTGCCAGTAAACACCGGTTTGGCTAAAGAACGACGCGTATTGCGAATAAACTTTAGGGTTGTAGGTATAAGCATTGATGCTACCGCGAAGCGTTAACCATTTAACCGGGTTAACAGAACCAAAGATGCTGCCACCTACAGAATGGTTTTGACCGATGTTTTGGTTAGTAGATCTTGTACCGGTAATTAACGTACCGTCTAACACCTCGCTAAGCGGCGTTAAGATACCCTCGATCAGGCCATTAGTTTGTTTATAATAAACAGACGCGTTGATGATCGATGTACCAATAAACGTATTGTAGTTGAACTCTACCGTTTGCGAAACTTCCGGTGCCAATGTTGGGTTACCAACGCTTTGGCTTTGCGGGTTAGCACGGTTGATGAACGGGTTTAATAACAACAAGCTTGGGCGTTGTATACGTTTGCTGTAGCTTAACTTGATGGTATTGGTAGAGTTGATCATTTTTTGCAATGTCAAGCTCGGGATAAACGTACCATAGTTTTGGCTAAAGCCGGTTAGGCCGGTAAGCACTGTTTCCGGGTTACCTTTAATGTCTGTGTTTTCATAACGTGCACCAGCCAAAATAGAGTAGCTTTTTGGAAGTGTAAACGTTAAAACGCTGTAACCTGCAACCACGTTCTGATCGTAATCATAAATGTTCGAGTTGTTGTTATCTAATACAAAGCTACCGCCGTTTAGGCCGTAAACCTGATAGTTACTGTTCAGCTTTCTGACGATGGTTTTGCCACCAGCTTCTATCTTTAAGAATTTGGTAGCTGGCAGGGTGTAGTCAACCTGACCGGTATACTCGTTGTTGCGGCCATCATTGCTGCCTTTTTGGTTAGGGTTAACGGCAGTGTAAAAGTTAAGGTAGTCTGTATTTACAATGCTGTGGCTCCATTGGCCTGATATGGTCAACTCCTCACCTTCTTTCTTAAACTTATGTGTGTAGTCAAGGTTCCAGTCAAAGCCACCAAACTTGTTGTGGTTTGTAGTAGTGCCGGTGTAGCTTAAGTTACGTGTCGCATCGGCAAAGCCTGCAAGTTTTGCTGCAGAGTTACC
It encodes the following:
- a CDS encoding aspartyl/asparaginyl beta-hydroxylase domain-containing protein; this translates as MQSILHELLSVKFFILYSLIIATVIVHYRGRVRYKFFRQVSDHSTFMAPINVPMYALSAVENKPYISTANFPQLNLLKTNWQTIRDEAIQLEQAELIKGSDTLNDVGFNSFFRRGWKRFYLKWYGDFHPSAMQHCPQTVEFLKNTPNIKAAMFAVLPAGSQLMPHRDPYAGSLRYHLGLITPNSEMCNIVVDGQPYAWKDGDDVMFDETYIHHAHNDTDKDRLILFCDVERPVKTIFGRAWNSFFGWFIIASAASPNMGTDKTGNINKIFRYVYSIRLVGKRLKAFNRTLYYAVKYALMLLILWALFLRHFI
- the rlmH gene encoding 23S rRNA (pseudouridine(1915)-N(3))-methyltransferase RlmH; translation: MKITLITVGKTEDAYVKEGIDKYLKRLKHYCKAEIVDLPELKNTKALSEDQQKSKEAELILKRINATDFVILLDENGTEYTSVKFSNYLNNKAIASISNLVFVVGGPYGFDRTVHERANDKLSLSKMTFSHQMVRLFFVEQLYRAFTIIKGEPYHHR
- a CDS encoding outer membrane beta-barrel family protein — translated: MKRIILLFAIISLAISAKAQMGVGGGGSTITGRISGVVIDSISKKPLDYATVSIFRSGGKVPLNGVLTDSKGSFKLDNVKAGKWKIVVSFIGYPNKTIDPVTTTLSKPDMNIGEVVVAPSSKTLNEVKVTGQKALIENHIDKIVFNAEKDITSTGGNASDVLQKVPLVAVDINGNVSVRGDQNVRVLINGKPSGAMSASVSDVLKTIPADQIKSVEVITSPSAKYDAEGSAGIINIITKQKNVSGISGSISGGVGTRQNNGNANINYNQNRFSLSANAGGNFTWPQKSITTFNQVFNAGNANDHTLNSTSESTIKRYGAIGSVTAGYDVNNYNSFSSTIRLNQGGFNIEGNSAAKLAGFADATRNLSYTGTTTNHNKFGGFDWNLDYTHKFKKEGEELTISGQWSHSIVNTDYLNFYTAVNPNQKGSNDGRNNEYTGQVDYTLPATKFLKIEAGGKTIVRKLNSNYQVYGLNGGSFVLDNNNSNIYDYDQNVVAGYSVLTFTLPKSYSILAGARYENTDIKGNPETVLTGLTGFSQNYGTFIPSLTLQKMINSTNTIKLSYSKRIQRPSLLLLNPFINRANPQSQSVGNPTLAPEVSQTVEFNYNTFIGTSIINASVYYKQTNGLIEGILTPLSEVLDGTLITGTRSTNQNIGQNHSVGGSIFGSVNPVKWLTLRGSINAYTYNPKVYSQYASFFSQTGVYWQYTGFASASVDFGKGFIAEGFGFTNSARRTIQGTSPSFGIYVIGVKKQFWDKKASLGFNTVTPFSENKYFNQDITSAGFSQHSSTAFPFRSFGISFSYNFGKLNFSAEKKKGINNDDIKQGDQNGGAPGGAPSGGR